A window from Chryseobacterium vaccae encodes these proteins:
- a CDS encoding autotransporter outer membrane beta-barrel domain-containing protein — translation MKKTIIVLAAIAGIQTSAQSWNLTGNAGTTPNNNFIGTTDNQSLVFTTNNAEKMRITPEGRFIFYNIGTPGMVWDKNLFFGGGTDNTTTTNNVAFGMGTLTQVTGGGGNTAFGNNALSSFSNGLCNVAVGFNSMRHTDSGNYNTALGMNALEYFKQGLGNIGVGNSAIGSGSLIGDFNVAVGTSALRYINSGNYNTIIGGESFRSLAKGSYNINIGHANARLITSGSNNIIIGNFITTYNATSPENELNIGNWIVGNNGTIGIGQFSTQLPADGISTDGAKYKLFVKDGIRTERVKVDISASNGWADYVFAKDYKLMPLKELDHFISINGHLPEVPTTEEAIKNGIELKEMNILLLKKVEELTLYTLEQEKRIQALEKKIK, via the coding sequence ATGAAAAAAACAATCATTGTGCTTGCAGCTATTGCAGGTATCCAAACTAGTGCACAATCCTGGAATCTTACAGGAAACGCAGGAACTACTCCCAACAATAATTTTATCGGAACAACGGATAACCAGTCGTTGGTTTTTACGACCAATAATGCCGAAAAAATGAGAATCACTCCGGAAGGAAGATTTATTTTTTACAATATAGGAACTCCGGGGATGGTATGGGATAAAAACTTATTCTTTGGAGGGGGAACAGATAATACCACCACTACTAATAACGTAGCTTTCGGAATGGGAACTCTTACCCAGGTTACAGGTGGAGGAGGAAATACCGCTTTTGGAAATAATGCCCTGTCATCTTTCAGCAATGGGTTGTGCAATGTAGCCGTAGGGTTTAACTCTATGAGACACACAGATTCCGGAAATTATAATACCGCTTTGGGAATGAATGCATTGGAGTACTTTAAACAAGGATTAGGGAATATTGGAGTAGGAAACAGCGCAATAGGATCAGGAAGCCTTATAGGAGATTTCAACGTAGCTGTAGGAACAAGCGCATTAAGGTATATCAACAGCGGAAATTATAATACAATCATTGGAGGAGAATCCTTCAGAAGTCTCGCAAAAGGATCATATAACATCAATATAGGCCATGCTAATGCACGATTGATTACTTCAGGAAGCAATAATATTATTATAGGGAATTTTATTACGACATACAATGCAACCTCTCCTGAAAACGAATTAAATATCGGAAACTGGATTGTAGGAAATAATGGAACGATCGGTATCGGGCAGTTTAGTACTCAATTACCAGCAGATGGTATTTCAACAGACGGGGCAAAGTATAAACTTTTTGTAAAAGACGGGATTAGAACAGAAAGGGTAAAAGTAGATATTTCAGCCAGTAACGGCTGGGCAGATTATGTTTTCGCCAAAGATTACAAACTAATGCCACTGAAAGAGCTGGATCATTTTATCAGCATAAATGGGCATCTTCCGGAAGTTCCTACTACTGAAGAAGCTATTAAAAACGGAATTGAACTGAAAGAGATGAACATCCTGCTTCTTAAGAAAGTAGAAGAGCTTACCCTTTACACTCTGGAACAGGAAAAGCGTATTCAGGCTCTGGAAAAGAAAATTAAATAA
- a CDS encoding ABC transporter permease, which produces MLKLLKLEYYKNLNYRPFKIFTALYFAILTVLLFIGLVDLDVFGATINLKEQGIYNFPEIWNFTTWIVALLKIFLGLIIVFSISQEFTNRMFKQNTIDGLSRKEFIGSKLLTITIFTAISTLLVFIITLFLGYQYSTTTESAKVFEEIFFIGNYFVKLFTFFCFLMFLSVLLRKSMFVFLGFFVYWIAEGILTVIETFQKVRGLQEPERLKVMKDDFFITHLLPLESMSSLIPNPMMRLKTAKMMGLQYEFTYPVESLIACIVWSGIFIFGSYWILRKRDW; this is translated from the coding sequence ATGCTTAAATTATTAAAACTCGAATATTATAAAAATCTGAACTACAGACCGTTCAAGATTTTCACAGCATTATATTTCGCTATTCTCACGGTGCTTCTTTTCATTGGTCTTGTGGATCTGGATGTTTTCGGAGCCACTATCAATCTGAAAGAACAGGGCATTTACAACTTTCCCGAAATATGGAATTTTACCACCTGGATTGTGGCCTTACTGAAGATCTTCCTTGGGCTTATCATTGTATTTTCAATTTCTCAGGAGTTTACCAACCGGATGTTTAAACAAAACACCATCGACGGGCTTAGCAGAAAAGAGTTTATTGGTTCAAAACTGTTGACTATTACTATTTTTACAGCTATTTCTACACTGTTGGTATTCATCATTACATTGTTTTTGGGGTATCAGTACTCTACTACCACAGAATCGGCTAAAGTTTTTGAAGAGATATTCTTTATCGGAAATTATTTTGTAAAGCTGTTTACGTTCTTCTGCTTCCTGATGTTCCTTTCGGTATTGCTTAGAAAATCAATGTTTGTATTTCTTGGTTTCTTTGTCTACTGGATTGCTGAAGGAATTCTGACCGTGATTGAAACCTTCCAGAAAGTAAGAGGACTTCAGGAACCGGAAAGACTGAAAGTGATGAAAGATGATTTTTTCATTACCCATCTTCTGCCATTGGAAAGTATGTCAAGCCTTATTCCTAATCCGATGATGCGTCTGAAAACAGCTAAAATGATGGGACTTCAATATGAATTCACCTATCCTGTTGAAAGCCTTATCGCCTGCATCGTATGGTCTGGTATTTTCATTTTCGGGTCTTACTGGATTCTGAGAAAAAGAGATTGGTAA
- a CDS encoding DEAD/DEAH box helicase: MNFTDLNLIEPIAKAIQEQGYTNPTPIQEKSIPEILKGRDFLGCAQTGTGKTAAFAIPILQNLSKNKTSTHHIKALILTPTRELAIQIEENIHAYGKYLPLKELVIFGGVKQGNQEAALKKGVDILVATPGRLLDFIAQGIISLKNLEIFVLDEADRMLDMGFVHDVKRIIKLLPQKRQTLFFSATMPSEIQKLADSILNNPVKVEVTPVSSTAETIKQSVYFVEKENKLNLLTHILENDISDSVLVFSRTKHGADKIARKLQKDKISAEAIHGNKSQNARQNALTNFKSGKTRVLVATDIAARGIDIDELKFVINFELSDVSETYVHRIGRTGRAGAEGSSISFVDGLDLLNLRNTEKLIGKKIPIVKDHPFHTDDLVIQKRDSNNKPVSAGAEKAPNQRSGRPQAKKKPTTGSTPSVGFKKPKNKNFTRKK; the protein is encoded by the coding sequence TTGAATTTTACAGACCTTAATTTAATAGAACCTATTGCAAAAGCAATTCAGGAACAGGGATATACCAATCCCACTCCCATTCAGGAAAAGTCTATTCCTGAAATTTTAAAAGGCAGAGACTTTTTAGGATGTGCCCAGACAGGAACTGGAAAAACGGCTGCTTTTGCCATTCCTATCCTGCAGAATTTATCCAAAAACAAAACTTCAACCCACCATATAAAAGCCCTGATTTTAACGCCTACAAGAGAATTGGCAATACAAATCGAAGAAAATATCCATGCTTACGGGAAATACCTTCCTTTGAAGGAGCTTGTTATTTTCGGAGGAGTAAAACAGGGGAATCAGGAAGCTGCTCTGAAAAAAGGAGTTGATATTCTGGTTGCTACACCAGGAAGACTTCTTGACTTTATTGCTCAGGGAATTATCAGCTTAAAAAATCTTGAAATCTTTGTTTTAGACGAAGCTGACAGAATGCTGGACATGGGTTTTGTACATGATGTAAAAAGAATCATCAAACTTCTTCCACAGAAAAGACAGACTTTATTTTTCTCTGCAACCATGCCTTCTGAAATACAAAAGCTGGCAGATTCTATCCTGAACAATCCTGTAAAAGTGGAAGTAACTCCGGTTTCTTCTACTGCAGAAACCATCAAACAGTCTGTTTATTTTGTAGAAAAAGAAAATAAACTGAATCTTCTTACTCACATTTTAGAAAATGATATTTCAGACTCTGTATTGGTTTTTTCAAGAACGAAACATGGGGCTGATAAGATTGCAAGAAAGTTACAGAAAGACAAGATCTCGGCAGAGGCCATTCACGGGAATAAATCCCAAAATGCAAGACAAAATGCCTTAACCAACTTTAAGTCCGGAAAAACAAGGGTTCTGGTAGCCACAGACATCGCGGCAAGAGGGATTGATATTGACGAATTAAAGTTCGTCATCAACTTTGAGCTTTCAGATGTTTCCGAAACCTATGTACACCGAATCGGAAGGACCGGTAGAGCTGGCGCAGAAGGGAGTTCTATCTCTTTTGTAGACGGCCTTGACCTTCTTAATCTGAGAAATACTGAAAAACTGATTGGCAAGAAAATTCCGATTGTGAAAGACCACCCTTTCCATACGGATGACTTAGTGATTCAGAAGAGAGACTCCAATAATAAGCCTGTCTCTGCGGGTGCTGAAAAAGCTCCGAATCAAAGATCAGGAAGACCACAGGCTAAAAAGAAACCTACTACGGGAAGTACTCCTTCAGTTGGTTTTAAAAAGCCTAAGAATAAGAATTTTACCAGAAAGAAATAA
- a CDS encoding zinc ribbon domain-containing protein encodes MNQTYKNCQSCGIPLKKSPNGGGTDKDGSISKIYCGYCYENGQFKQPDITAQEMQHFVKLKMKEMGFPRFLAGLFSKGIPKLERWKKQN; translated from the coding sequence ATGAATCAAACCTACAAAAACTGTCAGAGCTGCGGGATTCCTCTGAAAAAATCGCCTAACGGAGGAGGAACGGATAAAGATGGAAGCATCAGCAAAATATACTGCGGCTACTGCTATGAAAACGGACAGTTTAAACAACCCGATATTACCGCTCAGGAAATGCAGCATTTCGTAAAACTGAAAATGAAAGAAATGGGATTCCCCAGATTCCTAGCAGGCCTGTTTTCAAAAGGAATTCCTAAATTAGAACGCTGGAAAAAACAAAACTGA
- the obgE gene encoding GTPase ObgE gives MSNFVDYVKIHCKSGHGGAGSAHLRREKYIPKGGPDGGDGGRGGHIIMRGNANEWTLLPLRYTRHVKADRGVNGGKSQLTGADGDDIYIDVPIGTIAKNEDGEIIGEILDDKQEIILMRGGKGGLGNEHFKSSTNQTPRYAQPGLPGEEGYIVFELKILADVGLVGFPNAGKSTLLASVSAAKPKIANYAFTTLTPNLGIVDYRNYKSFVMADIPGIIEGAAEGKGLGHRFLRHIERNSILLFLIPADSEDHFQEFKILENELKEYNPELLDKDFIVSISKSDLLDDELKKEISAEFPENRQPLFFSGVTGEGLVELKDAIWKKLHG, from the coding sequence ATGTCAAATTTTGTAGATTACGTAAAAATCCATTGTAAGAGTGGACACGGGGGCGCGGGTTCTGCCCATCTCCGCCGTGAAAAATATATTCCTAAAGGAGGCCCTGATGGAGGAGACGGTGGCCGTGGAGGACACATCATCATGAGGGGAAATGCCAATGAATGGACTCTTCTTCCTCTTCGTTATACCCGTCACGTAAAAGCCGACCGAGGTGTAAACGGAGGAAAAAGCCAGCTTACGGGAGCAGACGGAGATGATATTTATATTGATGTTCCCATTGGTACAATTGCCAAAAATGAAGATGGAGAAATCATTGGTGAAATTCTGGACGACAAGCAGGAAATCATCCTGATGCGTGGTGGAAAAGGAGGTTTAGGAAACGAACATTTCAAGTCTTCTACCAATCAAACGCCAAGATATGCACAACCCGGACTTCCCGGAGAAGAAGGCTATATTGTCTTTGAGCTTAAAATTCTTGCTGATGTAGGTCTTGTAGGTTTCCCCAATGCAGGAAAATCTACACTTTTAGCTTCAGTTTCCGCAGCAAAGCCTAAGATTGCCAATTATGCGTTTACCACGCTTACTCCTAATCTTGGGATTGTAGACTACAGAAATTACAAATCATTTGTAATGGCTGATATTCCGGGGATTATTGAAGGTGCCGCAGAAGGAAAAGGACTGGGACACAGATTCTTAAGACATATTGAAAGAAACTCGATCCTGCTATTCTTAATTCCTGCTGATTCTGAGGATCACTTCCAGGAGTTTAAAATTCTGGAAAATGAGCTGAAGGAATATAATCCTGAACTTCTGGATAAGGATTTCATTGTTTCTATTTCAAAATCTGATCTTCTGGATGATGAGCTGAAAAAAGAAATTTCCGCAGAATTCCCAGAGAACAGACAACCGCTATTCTTTTCAGGGGTTACAGGTGAAGGCCTTGTAGAACTGAAGGATGCAATCTGGAAAAAACTGCACGGATAG
- a CDS encoding phosphoribosyltransferase, whose amino-acid sequence MESIKVHDKTFVPYLKDAEIQEIVKETALKIYEDYKDEVPVFIGVLNGVIMFFSDLLKYYPGECEIAFIQMSSYVGTESTGIVYQKMELTKDVRDRHIILVEDIVDTGNTVESLFKYFTETQRPKSVKLASFLLKPEVYKKDFKLDYIGKEIPNKFVLGYGLDYDELGRNLSNLYQLEEGQINH is encoded by the coding sequence ATGGAAAGCATTAAAGTTCACGACAAAACTTTCGTTCCTTATCTGAAGGACGCCGAAATTCAGGAAATTGTAAAAGAAACAGCTTTAAAGATTTATGAAGACTACAAGGACGAGGTTCCTGTTTTCATCGGTGTTTTGAACGGAGTGATCATGTTCTTCTCAGACCTTTTAAAATATTATCCGGGCGAATGCGAAATTGCGTTCATCCAAATGAGTTCTTATGTGGGAACTGAATCTACGGGAATCGTTTACCAGAAAATGGAGCTTACCAAAGACGTAAGAGACCGTCACATCATTCTTGTGGAAGACATTGTAGATACCGGGAATACAGTGGAAAGTCTTTTTAAATATTTCACAGAAACACAACGTCCGAAATCTGTAAAACTGGCTTCTTTTTTATTAAAGCCTGAGGTGTACAAGAAAGATTTCAAACTGGATTATATTGGAAAAGAGATTCCTAATAAATTTGTTCTGGGCTACGGACTTGATTATGATGAACTGGGAAGAAACCTTTCTAATCTGTATCAGCTGGAAGAGGGACAGATCAACCATTAA
- a CDS encoding T9SS type A sorting domain-containing protein, producing MKKIYITLLMTIPLMLFSQGENDNWYFGGFAGINFSGSTPIALHDSQMFVAGAATASVSDSSGKLLFYTDGDNVWNREHQLMDNGDNLNQYSSWQICIVKHPANPNLYYIFGSGTPVSGIGNVIRYSVVDISQGSIGQNGLPLGSVLPNFKTVPILNDSGEFTSSKGATIVPHANGNAFWVLFTEDRTLYSYLLDSTGLVNNSPVISNLNIGNINPSFFTHHSYLKASPRLSNCSAFSNYLSFTSVGNNSYNESRVYSFDDSTGKITNDYELVIATLNPFLTEFNSTSSILYMGGYEPGVGALYAINLEASTNNNIVYSSVYPINHTSIPYTAVEGMQRNKDGDIYIQYGYNYSASKILNPDVYGGATLDLYNIYLHPGVGRSFPQLVPSLSASTGAHCIPDKILQNPEQNMNHTYQVANTITAKDNYKIDAGKNITMKAGNNITLLPGVDIQSGARYLGTIEGCETPCGAAERKNKSEKKSMFLDLRKKNSSKTGIEVKDTSVTIYPNPASDILNIKTQAKINEVEVYDKSGKKINVPVNNDKVNVKNLPAGSYLIRIITEKDTVSKQFIKK from the coding sequence ATGAAAAAGATTTATATAACATTATTAATGACCATTCCTCTGATGCTTTTTTCACAAGGGGAAAATGACAACTGGTATTTCGGAGGGTTTGCAGGAATTAATTTCTCTGGAAGTACTCCCATAGCTCTTCATGACAGCCAGATGTTTGTAGCCGGGGCAGCCACAGCTTCTGTAAGTGACAGCAGCGGAAAACTGCTTTTTTATACGGATGGAGACAACGTCTGGAACCGTGAGCATCAGCTGATGGACAATGGAGATAATCTGAATCAATACTCTTCATGGCAGATTTGTATTGTAAAGCATCCTGCTAATCCTAATCTGTATTATATTTTTGGAAGCGGAACACCAGTTTCCGGAATAGGAAATGTAATCCGTTATTCTGTAGTTGATATTTCCCAGGGAAGTATTGGGCAAAATGGTTTGCCTTTGGGAAGTGTTTTACCTAATTTTAAAACAGTCCCGATTCTAAATGATTCCGGAGAGTTTACATCTTCTAAAGGTGCCACCATTGTACCTCATGCCAATGGAAATGCCTTCTGGGTGTTATTTACAGAAGACAGAACCCTGTACAGCTATCTTCTGGATAGTACAGGACTCGTTAATAACAGTCCGGTTATAAGCAATCTGAATATCGGAAATATTAACCCGTCTTTCTTTACCCATCATTCCTACCTTAAAGCATCACCCAGATTAAGTAACTGCAGCGCGTTTTCAAATTATCTGAGCTTTACATCCGTAGGTAACAATTCTTATAATGAAAGCAGGGTATATTCCTTTGATGACAGTACAGGAAAGATTACCAACGATTATGAGCTTGTAATAGCCACCTTAAACCCTTTTTTAACAGAGTTTAATAGTACCTCATCTATTTTATATATGGGCGGATATGAACCTGGAGTCGGGGCGCTTTATGCCATCAATCTGGAGGCTTCTACAAATAATAATATCGTATATAGCAGTGTATATCCCATTAATCATACTTCTATTCCTTACACGGCGGTAGAGGGAATGCAGAGAAATAAAGACGGAGATATCTACATTCAGTACGGGTATAACTATTCAGCATCAAAAATACTTAATCCGGATGTATATGGCGGAGCAACGCTGGATTTATACAACATTTATCTGCATCCCGGCGTTGGAAGATCATTTCCCCAACTTGTTCCCTCATTGTCTGCGAGTACCGGAGCCCATTGTATTCCGGATAAAATTCTGCAGAATCCTGAACAGAATATGAATCACACGTATCAGGTGGCCAATACCATTACGGCAAAAGATAATTATAAAATTGATGCCGGAAAGAACATCACGATGAAGGCGGGGAATAATATAACCCTTCTTCCCGGAGTTGATATTCAGTCAGGAGCCCGTTATCTGGGAACGATTGAAGGATGTGAAACTCCGTGTGGAGCAGCTGAAAGGAAAAATAAGTCCGAAAAGAAAAGCATGTTTCTGGATTTAAGGAAAAAGAACTCTTCAAAAACAGGAATAGAGGTGAAAGATACTTCAGTTACTATTTACCCTAACCCTGCATCCGATATTTTAAATATTAAGACCCAGGCTAAAATTAATGAAGTTGAGGTTTATGATAAATCCGGGAAAAAGATCAATGTCCCTGTAAATAACGATAAGGTTAATGTGAAAAACCTTCCTGCAGGTTCCTATCTTATCAGAATTATAACTGAAAAGGACACCGTTTCCAAACAGTTTATTAAAAAATAA
- a CDS encoding ABC-F family ATP-binding cassette domain-containing protein codes for MILLHYISYGFPGGDLLFNHISLTIQPHTKSALTGSNGMGKSTLLKIMAGEIQPLEGSITIKDDLYYVPQMFGNFNNKTVAECLKIDKKLDALQKITEGEIDEEYFETLNDDWDIEERSQNALYYWGLENLKLNQKLENLSGGEKTKVFLAGIQINQPEIILMDEPTNHMDLKGRKLLYDLIEKTDAAVVMVSHDRALLNLADTIFELSSQGIDTYGGNYDFYAEQKAIEQEALQNDIHAKERALKKAKEKERETLERKQKLDARGKQKQEKSGVARIMMNTLRNNAEKNTSKLKNIHAEKISGISGDLRNLRTSVKNADQMKVIFNDSNLHSGKILITAEEINYQYTSENLWKESLNLEILSGDRISVKGSNGSGKTTLIKLLMENLQPTTGKIIRSDFTTLYIDQEYSMINKEISVEDFVQQFNEGALPESEVKTILSRFLFRKETWDKKCGALSGGERLRLLLCGLSVSNTTPDMIILDEPTNNLDLQNVEILTESVKDYHGTLIVISHDEIFLEEIGIEKEITL; via the coding sequence ATGATTTTGCTTCACTACATATCCTACGGGTTCCCGGGAGGGGATCTCCTTTTTAATCATATCAGTTTAACCATACAACCCCATACAAAATCGGCTTTAACCGGAAGTAACGGCATGGGAAAATCAACCCTGCTTAAAATTATGGCAGGAGAAATTCAGCCATTGGAAGGCAGCATAACGATCAAGGATGATCTGTATTATGTCCCGCAGATGTTCGGGAATTTTAATAATAAAACCGTGGCAGAGTGCCTTAAAATTGACAAAAAACTGGACGCTCTTCAGAAAATTACAGAAGGCGAAATAGATGAAGAATATTTTGAAACCTTAAATGATGACTGGGACATTGAAGAACGCAGCCAAAATGCTTTGTACTATTGGGGACTTGAAAACCTGAAACTGAACCAGAAGCTTGAAAACCTGAGCGGAGGTGAGAAAACAAAAGTTTTCCTTGCGGGAATCCAGATTAACCAGCCCGAGATTATTTTAATGGATGAACCTACCAACCATATGGATCTGAAAGGCAGAAAACTCCTGTATGATCTTATCGAAAAAACAGATGCAGCTGTTGTGATGGTAAGTCATGACCGTGCTTTGCTTAATCTTGCCGATACAATATTTGAACTCAGCAGCCAGGGAATTGATACTTATGGCGGCAATTATGATTTCTATGCAGAACAAAAAGCTATAGAGCAGGAAGCCCTTCAGAATGATATACATGCAAAAGAACGCGCCCTGAAAAAGGCAAAAGAAAAAGAACGTGAAACATTGGAACGTAAGCAAAAGCTGGATGCAAGGGGAAAACAGAAACAGGAAAAATCAGGAGTAGCCAGAATTATGATGAATACCTTGCGGAATAATGCCGAAAAAAATACATCTAAGCTGAAAAACATCCATGCAGAAAAGATCAGCGGTATTTCCGGAGACCTCAGAAACCTCCGTACCTCTGTAAAGAATGCGGATCAGATGAAGGTTATTTTCAATGATTCAAACCTGCATTCCGGTAAAATTCTGATTACAGCAGAGGAGATTAATTATCAGTATACTTCTGAAAATCTATGGAAAGAGAGTCTCAATCTTGAAATCCTCAGTGGAGACCGGATTTCAGTAAAAGGCTCGAACGGATCAGGAAAAACGACTTTAATAAAGCTTCTGATGGAAAATCTACAGCCCACGACAGGGAAAATAATAAGGTCAGATTTTACTACTCTTTATATCGATCAGGAATATTCAATGATCAATAAAGAGATTTCCGTCGAAGACTTTGTCCAGCAGTTCAATGAGGGGGCTCTCCCGGAATCTGAGGTAAAAACAATATTGTCAAGATTCCTGTTCAGAAAAGAAACCTGGGATAAGAAATGTGGCGCATTAAGTGGTGGAGAGCGCCTGAGACTCCTCCTTTGCGGGCTTTCAGTCAGTAATACAACTCCTGACATGATTATTCTGGATGAACCAACCAATAATCTGGATCTGCAGAACGTTGAAATTTTAACGGAATCTGTTAAAGACTATCACGGAACTCTTATTGTGATTTCTCATGATGAAATCTTTCTGGAGGAAATAGGAATAGAAAAGGAAATCACTTTATAA
- a CDS encoding adenylate kinase, producing MINIVLFGPPGSGKGTQAQNLIEKFNLKQISTGDLFRYNMKNDTELGKLAKSYIDKGELVPDQVTTDMLVDEIRKPTDTNGFIFDGYPRTTAQTEALERIVKEELNDKIDICLSLVVEDKILVERILKRGETSKRSDDSNMEIIENRIKEYYAKTAEVAELYKQQGKYVEVNGVGEIDEISQKLFAEVEKIK from the coding sequence ATGATAAACATAGTTCTGTTCGGCCCTCCAGGAAGTGGAAAAGGAACACAAGCCCAAAATCTGATCGAAAAATTCAATTTAAAACAGATTTCAACCGGCGACCTTTTCAGGTATAACATGAAAAATGATACTGAACTTGGGAAACTGGCAAAGTCTTACATTGACAAGGGAGAATTGGTTCCGGATCAGGTGACAACAGATATGCTGGTTGACGAGATCAGAAAGCCGACTGATACCAACGGATTTATTTTTGACGGTTATCCGAGAACTACTGCACAGACAGAGGCTCTGGAAAGAATTGTTAAAGAAGAACTGAATGATAAGATCGACATCTGTCTTTCATTGGTGGTAGAAGATAAGATCCTGGTGGAAAGAATTCTGAAAAGAGGAGAAACCAGTAAAAGATCTGATGACAGCAACATGGAGATCATCGAAAACAGAATCAAAGAATATTATGCTAAAACAGCAGAAGTAGCCGAACTATACAAGCAGCAGGGAAAATATGTTGAGGTAAACGGTGTAGGTGAAATTGATGAGATTTCCCAAAAGCTTTTCGCTGAAGTAGAAAAAATAAAATAG
- a CDS encoding DUF6438 domain-containing protein, with protein MRYILALCAFIFLFSCNTQKSNPQYSKIEYEATPCFGFCPVFKITVNSDRTAIFEAEHFNFSNKPSKDEFSKPREGTFKGTIRQEDYNKLVGLLNDLNVKNLNDKYGERNITDLPTSYLRINFTDGTSKNVEDYGKRGSEKLSEVYRFFEDLRKNQQWTKIK; from the coding sequence ATGAGATACATACTGGCATTATGTGCATTTATATTCCTGTTTTCATGCAACACTCAAAAAAGCAACCCTCAGTATTCCAAAATTGAATATGAAGCAACTCCCTGTTTCGGATTCTGCCCTGTTTTCAAAATAACGGTCAATTCGGACAGGACAGCAATTTTTGAAGCAGAACATTTTAATTTCAGTAATAAACCTTCAAAGGATGAATTCTCAAAACCCAGAGAAGGAACTTTTAAGGGAACCATCAGACAAGAGGATTATAATAAATTAGTCGGTCTACTGAATGATCTGAATGTAAAAAATTTAAATGACAAATACGGGGAAAGAAATATTACTGATCTCCCGACGTCTTATCTAAGGATAAATTTTACAGACGGAACATCAAAAAATGTTGAAGATTACGGAAAACGAGGGAGTGAAAAGCTTTCGGAAGTTTACCGTTTTTTTGAGGATCTTAGAAAGAATCAACAATGGACTAAGATAAAATAG
- a CDS encoding helix-turn-helix transcriptional regulator — protein sequence MNRIDRLISVLTTLQSKKFVTADYIADKYEISVRTVYRDIKALGEIGVPIDYEPQKGYTVLQGFFLPPVLLTSDEANALIMIAKLSERYTDKTIHKNVSNAIDKIKSVLQHREKEKADLLQEKIGIYVSPETDRNRDHLTIIQNAIVDKQILKISYVNNQNEASEREIEPIGMSFYTNQWHLIGWCWIRKEYRDFKVLQIRDLKNIGQPFRKEDHFTLQEYINSLT from the coding sequence ATGAACAGAATCGACAGGCTTATCTCTGTACTGACTACCCTTCAGTCTAAAAAGTTTGTGACTGCGGATTATATTGCTGATAAATATGAGATCAGTGTCAGAACGGTATACAGAGATATTAAAGCACTTGGAGAAATCGGAGTTCCCATTGACTATGAACCGCAGAAAGGCTACACCGTTCTACAGGGATTTTTTCTTCCCCCTGTTCTGTTAACCAGTGATGAAGCCAATGCCCTGATTATGATCGCCAAGCTTTCAGAACGCTACACAGACAAAACCATTCATAAAAATGTTTCAAATGCTATTGACAAGATAAAATCGGTACTGCAGCACAGGGAAAAAGAAAAGGCGGATCTTCTCCAGGAAAAAATCGGTATTTATGTTTCTCCGGAAACAGACCGCAACCGGGATCATCTGACCATCATTCAAAATGCGATTGTCGATAAGCAGATCCTGAAAATAAGCTACGTCAACAATCAAAATGAAGCCAGTGAAAGGGAAATAGAACCGATTGGTATGAGTTTTTATACCAATCAATGGCATCTTATCGGCTGGTGCTGGATCCGTAAGGAATACCGGGATTTTAAAGTACTACAGATCCGGGATCTGAAAAATATAGGTCAGCCTTTCAGAAAAGAAGATCATTTTACTCTTCAGGAGTATATTAATTCTTTGACGTAA